A single window of Sporosarcina sp. FSL W7-1349 DNA harbors:
- a CDS encoding phosphotransferase enzyme family protein: protein MSNAGVNTWERPVEFFNLVSQRAKGLYEGLDDFTVELLDYSENATYLVKNPETGEKRIMRVCRPNYHSKEEIESEVKWLQSIDEHTEVIVSKPIPGSDGKYLQSVTLDENNREYHCVLFTFLEGETPDVDNEEKLIRIFREIGKTTAHFHKHSIQNWGEFNQIKRPIWDYENLIGEKPKWGRWQDGKGITPEREELLTRVSDVIKERLEKFGKGRERFGLIHADLRHANLLIDNEKKLVQVIDFDDSGFGWYLYDLAASLTFIEHRSYVPKLVEAWLEGYQTVRKLSEDELNEIPTFIIMRRMQLIAWVGSRDNETAAELGAEYSEQTDQLAKDYLNKFK from the coding sequence ATGAGCAACGCTGGTGTCAACACATGGGAGCGTCCTGTAGAGTTCTTCAATCTGGTTTCACAAAGGGCAAAGGGACTATACGAAGGGCTCGATGATTTCACTGTTGAGCTCCTCGATTACTCGGAGAATGCAACGTATCTCGTGAAAAACCCGGAGACGGGCGAAAAACGGATTATGCGTGTCTGCCGACCGAATTATCACTCGAAAGAAGAGATTGAGAGCGAAGTGAAGTGGCTGCAATCGATCGATGAGCATACAGAGGTCATCGTATCGAAACCCATTCCGGGGTCGGACGGAAAATATTTACAATCGGTAACATTGGATGAAAATAACCGTGAATACCATTGTGTCCTCTTCACCTTTTTAGAAGGGGAGACCCCCGATGTGGACAATGAAGAGAAGTTGATCCGGATTTTTAGGGAAATCGGAAAAACGACTGCCCATTTCCATAAACACTCCATTCAGAATTGGGGGGAATTCAATCAAATCAAACGGCCGATATGGGATTATGAAAACCTGATCGGAGAGAAGCCGAAATGGGGCAGATGGCAGGACGGAAAAGGCATTACCCCTGAGCGGGAAGAGCTATTAACCCGAGTCTCCGATGTCATCAAGGAACGGTTGGAGAAATTCGGCAAGGGACGAGAACGTTTCGGTTTGATCCACGCGGATTTACGTCATGCGAATCTCCTGATAGACAACGAGAAGAAACTCGTCCAGGTCATCGATTTCGACGATAGCGGTTTTGGCTGGTACTTGTATGATCTCGCGGCGTCCCTGACGTTCATCGAGCACCGTTCCTACGTGCCAAAGTTGGTCGAGGCATGGCTGGAAGGATATCAGACTGTCCGCAAGCTGTCCGAAGACGAGTTGAATGAAATCCCGACATTCATCATAATGCGACGGATGCAGCTCATCGCCTGGGTAGGCAGCCGCGACAACGAAACGGCAGCAGAACTCGGGGCTGAGTATTCAGAACAGACTGATCAATTGGCGAAGGACTACTTAAATAAGTTCAAATAA
- a CDS encoding class-III pyridoxal-phosphate-dependent aminotransferase: MVQTISKSSVLDKSIQYWNPGKTEQWQRDGVDLVIGKREGYYLYDMDGKQLMDLHLNGGTYNLGHRNQEIISTLKEAMDQFDIGNHHFPSMARAQLAEKFNQCTPDNLRYSIFSSGGGEAIDVAIKSARYATKRKKVVSVKYAYHGHTGIAVSLGNERYSKPFLSEGSPDEVVNVVFNDLDAMERALSREDVACVIIETIPATYGFPLPEPGYLEGTKRLCEKYGALYVADEVQTGLLRTGKLWGFEHHNIKPDIMVTAKGLSGGIYPIAATVVSEKVGQWMNDDGFAHISTFGGSELGCVVAMKVLEISQRPEVVENVDYVARYLHAGLERIKSRYPDHFTGIRQKGVILGLEFSKPDGAKDVMRALYDNGVWAIYSMLDTKVLQFKPGILLDQRYCDDLLNRVETSMAQAVRNM; the protein is encoded by the coding sequence ATGGTCCAGACTATTAGCAAATCATCAGTCCTTGATAAATCGATACAATACTGGAATCCTGGCAAGACGGAGCAATGGCAGCGTGATGGCGTGGACTTGGTCATCGGCAAACGGGAAGGTTACTACCTGTATGACATGGATGGCAAGCAATTGATGGATCTTCATTTGAATGGCGGCACATATAATCTAGGGCACCGGAATCAGGAGATTATTTCAACATTGAAGGAAGCGATGGACCAGTTCGATATCGGGAATCACCATTTCCCTTCCATGGCGAGAGCTCAGTTGGCGGAAAAATTCAATCAGTGCACGCCGGATAATCTGCGGTACTCCATCTTTTCAAGCGGCGGCGGAGAAGCGATCGATGTGGCGATCAAAAGCGCACGCTACGCCACGAAGCGGAAAAAGGTCGTTTCCGTTAAGTACGCGTACCACGGACACACGGGGATTGCCGTCTCATTAGGGAATGAGCGTTATTCCAAGCCGTTCCTAAGCGAAGGTAGTCCAGATGAAGTCGTCAATGTCGTCTTCAACGACTTGGATGCAATGGAAAGAGCGTTGTCGAGAGAAGATGTAGCATGCGTCATCATCGAGACGATTCCGGCCACATACGGCTTCCCTCTCCCGGAACCGGGTTATTTGGAAGGTACGAAACGGCTTTGTGAGAAGTACGGTGCGCTCTATGTCGCGGACGAAGTGCAAACGGGCCTGCTGCGTACGGGGAAACTATGGGGCTTTGAACACCATAATATTAAGCCCGACATCATGGTAACGGCAAAGGGCCTGAGCGGCGGGATTTACCCGATTGCGGCCACGGTCGTCAGCGAAAAGGTCGGCCAATGGATGAATGACGATGGATTCGCCCATATATCCACGTTTGGCGGTTCTGAACTGGGCTGCGTCGTCGCTATGAAGGTGTTGGAAATTTCCCAGCGTCCTGAAGTGGTGGAAAATGTGGATTACGTCGCACGATATCTCCATGCAGGACTGGAGCGAATTAAAAGCCGATACCCGGATCATTTCACAGGCATCCGCCAAAAAGGCGTCATCCTCGGATTGGAGTTCAGCAAACCGGATGGTGCAAAAGATGTCATGCGCGCCCTGTATGATAATGGCGTCTGGGCGATTTACTCGATGCTCGATACAAAGGTTCTTCAATTCAAACCGGGCATCCTGCTCGATCAGCGTTATTGCGATGATTTGTTGAATCGAGTGGAAACAAGTATGGCTCAAGCTGTTCGCAACATGTAA
- a CDS encoding DeoR/GlpR family DNA-binding transcription regulator, translated as MSLTFEDRKKVIIETLERDEKVQVRELANELEVSGETIRRDLDRLEKEGVLKKVYGGAVKEKSSLELPFDLKTDIMTYEKQAICRAAADLVEDGDSIIIGHGTTPVGIIRYLANKKNVTVITPSIPVLLSTMEYFQGKVIFIGGEYEANQKFTSGPLSASVLGQLKANKSFVAAGGLSINDGMSDYDLQGASSSRQMMSRADEAIILADHTKFGKTTFAHICPLTDISMIITDKQCSEEWQNVLRENEIELVIANVEK; from the coding sequence ATGTCTTTAACATTCGAAGATCGAAAGAAAGTGATTATAGAGACGCTGGAACGGGATGAAAAAGTGCAAGTCCGTGAATTGGCGAATGAGCTGGAAGTCTCCGGGGAAACGATCCGTCGGGATTTGGATCGGTTGGAGAAGGAAGGCGTGTTGAAAAAGGTGTATGGCGGTGCCGTCAAGGAGAAATCATCCCTAGAACTGCCGTTTGACTTGAAGACGGACATCATGACGTACGAAAAGCAAGCAATCTGCAGAGCGGCTGCCGACTTGGTCGAAGATGGAGACAGCATTATTATCGGCCATGGTACGACACCGGTTGGAATCATTCGGTATTTGGCCAATAAAAAGAACGTGACAGTCATTACGCCATCCATACCAGTCCTCCTGTCGACGATGGAATATTTCCAAGGGAAAGTCATCTTCATTGGCGGAGAATATGAGGCGAACCAGAAGTTCACAAGCGGTCCGCTTTCGGCATCCGTCCTCGGTCAATTGAAGGCCAATAAGTCATTCGTGGCGGCGGGCGGATTATCTATCAACGACGGCATGTCGGATTACGATTTGCAGGGGGCTAGCAGTTCCAGGCAAATGATGAGTCGTGCGGATGAAGCGATCATTCTGGCGGATCACACGAAGTTCGGGAAGACGACCTTCGCACACATCTGCCCGCTGACCGATATTTCGATGATCATCACCGACAAACAGTGCTCGGAGGAATGGCAGAATGTCCTCAGAGAAAACGAAATCGAATTGGTCATCGCAAATGTGGAAAAATGA